One region of Quercus lobata isolate SW786 chromosome 2, ValleyOak3.0 Primary Assembly, whole genome shotgun sequence genomic DNA includes:
- the LOC115974809 gene encoding aspartyl protease family protein At5g10770-like, with protein MACRISPFLTCILYSFSAFLCLYAHEVRKSTESYHLHHTHTVQVSSLLPSTTCSASTKGPNREASLTVKHKYGPCFQSNKDQLQVLNHTEILLQDQSRVNSIHSMFSKNSDGNKLEESQATTLPANSGLTIGTGNYIVTVGLGTPKTDQTLAFDTGSDLTWAQCEPCAKQCYNQKDPIFDPSKSTSYTNISCPTPLCSQLTSATGSPQQCSDPKCSYRVRYGDGSFTIGYFSKERLTITSDVVDNFIFGCGQDNEGLFEDIAGLLGLGRGQVSLVQQAAQKYSQFFSYCLPSTTSSTGYLTLGKGNEVSSSLKFTPMLTLSQGPSFYGLNLIGISVGGQRLSIPTSVFSTVGTIIDSGTVITRLPPTAYDALRTKFRDMMRNYQMTSASSPFDTCYDLSKSQSVSVPSISFFFDGDVSVDLDKVGILVMLSQTEACLAFAGNSNPSNIAIFGNEQQKGLEVVYDVVGGRIGFRPGGCS; from the exons ATGGCTTGTCGCATCTCCCCCTTCCTTACATGCATACTCTATAGTTTCTCTGCTTTTCTATGCCTTTATGCCCATGAAGTTAGAAAATCTACAGAAAGCTACCACCTTCATCATACTCATACTGTTCAAGTCAGCTCTCTATTACCATCAACTACTTGCAGTGCTTCTACCAAAG GTCCAAACAGGGAGGCCTCCTTAACGGTGAAACACAAATATGGCCCATGCTTTCAAAGCAACAAAGACCAATTACAAGTTCTTAATCACACTGAAATCCTCCTTCAAGACCAATCCAGGGTGAACTCAATCCATTCCATGTTTTCTAAGAACTCAGATGGCAACAAATTAGAAGAATCTCAGGCCACCACCCTTCCAGCTAACTCTGGTCTCACCATCGGCACGGGTAACTACATTGTCACCGTGGGCCTTGGCACTCCCAAAACAGATCAAACACTTGCATTTGACACTGGTAGTGACCTCACTTGGGCACAGTGTGAACCATGCGCAAAACAGTGCTATAACCAAAAAGACCCAATCTTTGATCCATCGAAATCTACATCCTACACCAACATTTCATGTCCTACACCCTTGTGCTCCCAACTCACTTCTGCCACAG GAAGCCCACAGCAATGCTCCGACCCAAAGTGCTCATACCGTGTACGCTATGGGGATGGTTCATTTACAATTGGATACTTCAGCAAAGAAAGGCTAACCATAACATCAGACGTGGTGGACAATTTTATATTCGGTTGTGGCCAAGACAATGAAGGCCTCTTCGAAGACATTGCCGGGTTGCTAGGTCTCGGCCGCGGGCAAGTTTCTCTTGTGCAACAAGCAGCTCAAAAGTACAGTCAGTTTTTCTCTTATTGTCTACCATCCACAACTAGCTCAACGGGATACCTTACTTTGGGAAAAGGAAATGAAGTCTCGAGTTCCCTGAAGTTCACACCTATGTTAACACTTTCTCAAGGGCCATCATTCTACGGCCTCAACTTGATTGGAATAAGTGTGGGTGGACAAAGGTTATCGATTCCCACATCGGTTTTTTCGACCGTGGGTACTATCATTGACTCTGGGACGGTCATTACACGTTTGCCACCTACAGCCTATGATGCATTACGAACGAAATTTCGTGACATGATGCGTAATTATCAAATGACAAGCGCAAGTTCTCCATTCGATACATGCTATGACCTTAGCAAGAGCCAGTCTGTTTCAGTTCCAAGCATAAGCTTTTTTTTCGATGGTGATGTGAGCGTGGATTTGGACAAAGTGGGAATACTTGTCATGTTGAGCCAAACGGAAGCTTGTTTGGCCTTTGCTGGAAATAGTAATCCAAGCAACATTGCCATTTTCGGGAATGAACAACAGAAAGGATTAGAGGTGGTATATGATGTTGTTGGAGGGAGGATTGGGTTTCGTCCTGGTGGTTGTAGCTAA
- the LOC115960551 gene encoding uncharacterized protein LOC115960551 produces MLAALNRFISKFSDRCCPFYQLLKKWKGFWWDDECEKAFQNLKEYLGRAPMLSALEPGEELFIYLSVSKHAISAVLLRDQGVQRPVYYISKTLVDAETRYLPLEKLVLALVHATRKLPQYFQTHTVYVLTEHPLQSLLKRSDLTGRIAKWGTRLGAFDVRYKPRNAVKGQVLADFVAEFSPKGEMVCQVEHRPWKVHVDGASNAKGAGAGVVIITPEGILLEHSFRLGFNASNNKAEYEALLAELRAVSQLEALDVEIYSDSRLIVNQVQGSFEARDPRMKTYLDLVKQVMDDFCMVKVIQVARAQNRHADFLATLASSIAKDIPQLIRVELVPEPTIKAAGNEEATRVKVTAVVTLRSSWMDPIIDFLVDDRILDDEKEANKVHRVASQYWLSGDRGNSIVGHLEGHICYAYTRRR; encoded by the coding sequence ATGCTGGCCGCCCTCAACCGGTTcatctcaaaattttcagatcGGTGTTGTCCTTTTTATCAGCttttgaagaagtggaaggggttttgGTGGGATGATGAATGTGAAAAAGCTTTCCAGAACCTTAAGGAATACTTAGGGCGAGCACCAATGTTGAGTGCATTAGAGCCCGGAGAGGAATTGTTCATATACCTCTCTGTATCCAAACATGCTATAAGTGCAGTGCTTTTAAGGGACCAGGGAGTACAACGGCCTGTGTATTATATCAGCAAGACTCTAGTTGACGCCGAGACCAGGTATTTGCCCTTGGAGAAATTGGTGTTGGCCCTAGTGCATGCTACCAGGAAATTGCCTCAGTACTTCCAGACTCATACCGTATATGTGCTGACCGAACATCCTTTACAATCATTATTGAAAAGATCTGATCTCACGGGGCGAATTGCTAAGTGGGGGACACGGCTCGGGGCATTCGACGTGAGGTATAAGCCGAGAAATGCAGTAAAGGGGCAAGTATTAGCAGATTTTGTAGCAGAATTCTCTCCTAAAGGGGAAATGGTCTGTCAGGTGGAGCACCGCCCGTGGAAGGTACATGTGGATGGGGCTTCCAACGCCAAAGGGGCCGGAGCCGGGGTAGTCATAATCACCCCGGAAGGAATTCTCTTGGAGCATTCGTTCAGATTGGGGTTTAACGCTTCCAACAATAAGGCAGAGTATGAAGCTTTGCTTGCCGAACTGAGGGCAGTTTCACAATTAGAGGCCCTGGATGTAGAGATTTATTCGGATTCAAGACTCATAGTCAACCAAGTGCAAGGGAGTTTTGAGGCTCGAGATCCTCGGATGAAAACATACTTAGACTTGGTGAAGCAGGTCATGGACGACTTTTGTATGGTGAAGGTGATTCAAGTGGCCCGAGCACAGAACAGACATGCTGACTTTCTCGCCACTTTGGCATCGTCAATTGCCAAAGATATTCCCCAGCTTATCAGAGTGGAACTTGTTCCCGAACCTACTATTAAGGCGGCAGGAAATGAAGAGGCTACAAGAGTCAAAGTCACAGCAGTCGTAACACTTAGAtcgagctggatggaccccatcaTAGATTTCTTGGTCGATGACCGGATTCTGGACGATGAGAAGGAGGCCAACAAGGTTCACAGGGTGGCCTCCCAGTATTGGTTGTCCGGAGATCGGGGAAACTCTATCGTAGGTCATTTGGAGGGCCATATCTGTTATGCTTACACCCGGAGAAGGTAG